A window of Daphnia pulicaria isolate SC F1-1A chromosome 10, SC_F0-13Bv2, whole genome shotgun sequence contains these coding sequences:
- the LOC124314063 gene encoding insulin-like growth factor-binding protein complex acid labile subunit codes for MRLLYALAALLAVLGMAGRANAFCPVGCLCDDETLQVTCDEANLEVIPITLNPSVQRLVLRQNKIKTVDDTALRFYVELLYVDFSHNRLVAIQDRTFEGQRKLNELRLDHNKISVVGNGTWLGLSRDLSILSLRENYISSLDERAFATAGGIRELDLGRNRLEQIHPEAFAGLPNLRVLYLDSNKLSYNSPPSFPAFLSPLRPLAELSLAANDLPWLADGLFSVLSELSQLDLSGCGIRNVSTQAFRGLGQLRGLKLHDNFLSTIPTHAWPPLSHLEILTLGQNNISAIGPKAFVGLTRLKQLDINDAAQLATVDADSLYANRELVQLRITNCKRLAKLPEGFLARSVNLRRLVLRDNGLTSLSDKMWGGSGPGQYQLVDLGGNPFDCDCKLLWLRDYLLGSFKTAVGSVTVTHHMKKRDAIAENQLLPIPAEAICATPLPVSNMALSSLSDDELGCRTSLMRSPQLVVGLVAAGAACLLVFAACVACRFRRRIRQTCCGASKPHPTKAEDARTLSSKWKPASPNATSWGISAAGGINHGVSLIGNNRVPEYQKACSHEEECFMRAVTLHNSLKPFPRTEL; via the exons ATGAGGCTGCTGTACGCTTTGGCGGCGCTCCTGGCCGTTTTAGGGATGGCCGGACGAGCCAACGCCTTTTGTCCGGTTGGCTGTCTCTGCGATGATGAAACGCTCCAGGTGACCTGTGACGAAGCCAATCTCGAAGTCATTCCCATCACTCTTAATCCTTCCGTCCAG CGTCTGGTGCTCCGGCAGAACAAGATAAAAACCGTCGACGACACGGCCCTTCGCTTCTACGTCGAACTTCTCTAcgtcgatttctctcacaATAG ATTGGTCGCCATTCAGGATAGAACCTTTGAAGGTCAACGCAAACTCAACGAACTCCGGCTGGATCACAACAAAATCTCCGTCGTAGGCAAt GGCACTTGGCTGGGTCTCAGCCGCGATCTGTCCATCTTGTCGCTCAGAGAGAACTATATTAGCTCACTGGATGAGCGAGCGTTTGCGACAGCTGGAGGCATCCGCGAACTGGATCTCGGCCGCAACCGACTGGAGCAGATCCACCCGGAAGCCTTTGCCGGATTGCCCAACTTGCGCGTTCTCTACTTGGACAGCAATAAACTGAGTTACAATTCGCCGCCCAGTTTCCCGGCCTTCCTGTCACCGCTCCGCCCGCTGGCCGAATTAAGTCTGGCCGCCAACGACCTTCCCTGGCTGGCCGACGGTCTCTTTTCCGTCTTGTCCGAACTGAGCCAACTGGATTTGAGCGGATGCGGCATAAGGAACGTTTCGACTCAGGCCTTCCGAGGGCTCGGACAGCTGCGCGGATTGAAACTTCACGACAACTTTTTGTCGACCATCCCGACTCACGCCTGGCCACCTCTCTCCCATTTGGAGATCTTGACGCTGGGCCAGAACAACATTTCCGCCATCGGACCCAAGGCCTTCGTCGGATTGACCCGGCTCAAGCAACTGGACATCAACGACGCCGCTCAGTTGGCAACGGTCGACGCTGACTCGTTGTACGCCAACCGCGAGCTGGTTCAACTTCGAATCACCAACTGCAAACGACTGGCCAAGTTACCGGAAGGCTTTCTGGCCCGCTCGGTCAATTTGCGCCGGTTGGTGTTGAGAGACAACGGGCTGACTTCCCTCTCCGACAAGATGTGGGGAGGATCCGGGCCCGGTCAATATCAACTGGTTGACCTCGGAGGCAACCCTTTCGATTGCGACTGCAAGCTCCTCTGGCTCAGGGATTACCTGCTGGGCAGTTTCAAAACCGCCGTCGGATCCGTCACGGTGACGCACCACATGAAGAAACGCGATGCCATCGCCGAGAACCAGTTGCTGCCCATACCGGCCGAGGCCATTTGCGCCACCCCGCTTCCAGTTTCCAACATGGCGCTGTCATCTCTGTCGGACGACGAGCTGGGCTGCCGGACGTCGCTGATGCGATCGCCTCAATTGGTCGTCGGACTGGTGGCCGCCGGCGCGGCCTGTCTCCTCGTCTTTGCGGCCTGCGTGGCGTGTCGATTCCGCAGGCGGATCAGGCAGACCTGCTGCGGGGCTTCCAAGCCGCACCCAACCAAAGCCGAGGACGCCCGGACGCTGTCCAGCAAGTGGAAGCCGGCGTCACCCAACGCGACTTCGTGGGGCA